TACCGTCGTGCTGTTGGCGATCGTATACCTGCTGACCCGCCATGCGGATCATGCGCTGCAATACTTGCCTGTCCTGGTGATCCTGGCTTGTCCATTGATGCACATCTTCATGCATCGTGGACACCGGCACTGACGTCATCAGCTTGCGATCCGTGCGCGGGCCGTTCCCTACGTCCGGAACAGAAACATGATGAACCGGCCTCTTTCGGCGCTTCGGATGTGAAGGCGGTTTTTGAGATGTGCACATTCGCCACGCGATCGTTGTCTCTCATCCCTCTCGAGGACAGGTTGCCCTTGTCGGTGGCTCCCCGCGACTGCCGAAACTGTCGAAGCCCACGTCAGCGGGCAAGTGTCCCGATCGACTGGCCCAGCGTGCCTGACATCACCGCAAAACTAGCTTGGACCCGGTGAAGGATTGCCCGTGCGCTGGCGCCACTGCGTTTCTGATCCAAGGCCAGCGGCGAACGCGATCCGCAGGGCATCGGCGAAGTTGCTCACGCCGAGCTTTGTCATGGCATTGGCACGATAGACCTCGACCGTGCGTGAGCTGATGCCCAGATCATACGCGATTGTCTTGTTCGGGTACCCACAGGCGAGCCCGTCGAGCACCTCCCGCTCTCGCTCCGTGAGTGCCGCAATCTGAGCTCTTGCCCATTGTTCATGGGCGCGCTGCCCTTCGCGGTCCGCCAGGCGACGGAGCGCCGCCTGAAGAGCGTCCAGAAGCCTTTCGCGGTTGAACGGCTTCTCGAGGAAGTCCACCGCGCCCGCGCGCATCGCCCGCACCGCCGTGCCGATGTCGCCGTGCCCGGTGAGGACGATCACCGGCAGGTTGAGCCCTTGCTCGCTCATCAGCGACTGGACCTGCAAACCGTCAATGCCGGGCATCCTCACATCGAGCAGTACACAGGCCGGTTGGGTTCGGTCCACTCCCTTGAGAAAGCTCTCCCCGTCGGGCCACTTGTCAACGCTGAAGCCGGCCGTGCGGAGGAGGAAATCAAGGGAACGCCGCACCGATTCCTCGTCATCGACGATGTGCACCAGACTGCTATCCGCCATTCGGCCTTCCCCCTTGAGGCTGCCAGATCGTGAAAGACGTACGTCAGCAGCCGTGCGTTCGCCCTTGCCGTCGCTTAGACATTCCTTACGCAGTGGAGAGCGAGTTCCCTTATGATGCCCGAGAGCGAGCACGCAAAAACGGACCGGCCCGAGAGCGAACCCCTCCTGCGATCGATCCTCGACGCGGTCCAGGATGCAATGGTCGTCATCGATGACCAGGGGCGCATCCTGTGGTTCAGTGCGGCGGCCCAGAAGATGTTCGGCTACGCTGAAGACGAGGTGTTCGGCGAAAACGTAAGTACGCTCATGCCATCGCCGGATCGCGAGCGCCACGATGGCTATCTCCGCCATTACCGCGAGACCGGTGAGAGGAAGATCATCGGGATCGGCCGCATCACCACGGCCCGACGCCGCGACGGCAGCACATTCCCGATCGAGCTCACCATCGGGGAAGCCACGAGCAACGGCATACGTGTGTTCACCGGCTTCATCCGGGATCTTACCGAGCGGCAGCGAACTGAGAAACGGCTGCACAATTTGCAGGACGAACTCGCCCATGTTTCCAGGGTGACGGCCATGGGCACGCTGGCAACCGCGATCGCTCACGAGCTCAACCAGCCGCTCACAGCAATCGCCAACTACGTGGAGGCTTCCAAGCATCTGCTGAGTGAGGCCTCGCCGGAGCACGTGTCGGCAGTCCTGGAAGCGCTTGAGGAATGCGCCGGGGAGGCGGTGCGTGCCGGGCAGATCGTGCGGCGATTGCGCGATTTCATCAAGCGTGGTGACACCGATCGGCAGGCGGTTCCTCTTAGCCGCCTGGTAAACGAAGCAAGTGCGCTTGCGTTCATGAGCACCGGGAGCCGCGCGCTCGAGTTCGACGTATCGGTAGGGGCAGGAGAGCACGTACTCGCTGATAAGATTCAGATACAGCAGGTCCTGCTCAACCTGATCCGCAATGCCATCGAGGCGATGGAAGAGACCCCCTTGAAGCAGCTCAAGATCAGCAGCCGCAAGGCTCCCGGCGGCATGATCGAGGTCCAGGTGGCGGACAGCGGCCCCGGCTTGCCGGCCGCTGTGGCCCGAGACCTCTTTCAGCCCTTTCAGAGCACCAAGGCTGCCGGAATGGGCGTGGGCCTCTCCATAAGCCGCACAATCATAGAGGCTCACGAAGGTCGCATCTGGGTGTCCAGCTCGCCGCTAGGCGGCGCGGCGTTTCATTTTACCTTGCCAGACGCAACTGCGGGCGAACTGCTGGACTAACCGCCGCGGAGGCCTTCGGCATCAGCTCGAACAACGCGGAAGGGGAAGCTGCTTCCATCGGGCTCGACCAATGTCACGCACGCGCCGACGGTGAGGCAGTCGCACTCAAGGTGACAGATTGATTCGCAGTTCTGCGGGCCGAGCCCCTCTGAGAAGGCCCAGCCGCAACTGGTGCGCTCGAGCCGTCCTTGGCGATCCGGCTCGTTGGGCCAGAATCGGCGGACAGTGGCCAGTGCCGGCCTGCTGGCCAGCGCAACCTCGTCGATGCCGCCCTCGTCGTCCAGGGGCAGACGGAGCATGTAGGCCCTGCTTGCCGAACCACGCGGAAACTCGGGAGTGCGAGCGAGCTCGAGGCGAAGCAGCTTCCACTCGGACATATCAATGCGACCTTTTCGGATTGCCAGCGCTTCGTTCGAGGCCAAGAAAGCGGCGTCCAAGTGTCGGCGGACCATGTCTGCTGTACCAGCTGTCTGTGCTTTGCTGAGTATCGCCGAGCGACGTCGCGGGCGATTCCCGGGGGGTCATGCGGAATCGCCTGCCGCCCCTGTCTGAAGCACCCGCACGGATCACGGCACCCGCAATTGTACGGAGGCTTGAGGCGCGCTCATAAAAGCGCTGACCCGAGGTCCGGAAAGACCGGGCCGGCGAATGCTTACCGCAGCCCTCAGAGCACGACCCGTTCGGCCCTTGCGAGATTCCGCCGACAGCCACTCAACACACGGCTGCTCCGGAGAATTACCAATCGCGGCTGAAATCGGCCGCTGTCAGGTGCGGTCAGTCTCAATCATCAGACAGATCCACTGTTCCGCTCAGAAGGGAAATTTCCATGTCCAAACTAGCGTTGATTCTCCTTGCCGCTCTGCCGCTCGCCGGCTGCGTGACCACCACTGAACCGGGTTCGCAGGAGCGTGCCTACTGCGAGCGGATGGAGCGGGAGATGGGCACCGATCACCGCCACGACCACGCGGAGGCCAAAGGCATGGGCATGAACCCGATGAATGTGACTCATGCTCGCTGCCGCCAGATGCTCGGAATAAGCTAGTTCTGACGGGCAGCAGATGCCGCATCCCGCGAGATGCACGTGCGGCCGTTTCGATCGGCCCTGCTGCCCGTCACGACTGCGGGGGCGATTTGCGACGCCTCTGATATCCGAGGAAGCAACGGCTCCAGCCGCTGTCGTGTTGCGCGAGCAGCGCGGCCGGCCGCGTGGCCGACACAACCTGGTCGCCAGGAAGTCCACTTCCGTTGCACGCGGGGGAGCACCATCATGAGGCGGGCGCGGGCAAAGTCGGAGCGCGAGGTCTCCCCCCTCGTCGTTGAAGGTCGCGCCGACGCTCGCTTGGCCGCCAGGCGGGTCAATCGTGCCAGCGCTTGAAGCAGGGTTCCTAGGGCTGATCGGAGGCTCCGCGCTCCTGATCGGCGCGGCTACAGGCTACTGGCTGCATCTTCCACAGCGTGTGCTCTCAGCTGTCATGGCGCTGGGTGCCGGTGTCCTGGTCTCGGTCATCGCCTTCGATCTCGTCGATCGGGCCTACGAGCGGAGCGGGCTGGCATTGACGGGCGGCGGGCTCCTGGCCGGCGCAATAATTTTCGCACTTTGCAACGCGCTCATCAGCGCCGCGGGGGGCGATCACCGCAAGCGGTCCGGCTGTAATCCCTGTGCGCAGCAGGACCCGTCCGCCGGCCTAGCGATCGCCGCGGGCACGCTCCTCGACGGGGTCCCGGAATCCTTCATCATCGGCGTCGGCTCCCTTGATGGCACGCATGAGAACGCCGTCACAGTGGCAGCCTTCTTCGTCGCGAATATACCCGAAGCGCTCTCGAGCGCCGCCGGGATGAAACGATCGGGCCGCGGCCCGCTCTATGTGTTCGCGGTCTGGACGACGATTGCGCTCGCTTCCGGCGTCGCTGCGCTGGCCGGCCATTTCACGTTCTCGCAGGCTTCGCCAGCGCTGGTCGCGACAGCGTTGAGTGTCGCCGCCGGCGCGATCCTCGCGATGCTTGTCGATACGATGATCCCCGAGGCGGCCGAACAGGCTTCCCGTTGCAACGGTGTGCTGGCGGCGTTTGGTTTCCTGCTCGCCTTCGCCCTGGCCAAGCTACTCGGTTGATGCAGGCACCCGACGGGCGCCGCTCGGTGCCCCGGTCTAGATGTCCTGTTTGAGCCAGTCGTGCGTGAGAAGCTTGAGCTGCGCGAGGATCGACACCAGGAACGCGGTTGACCAGCCGATCATCATCAACCCGGTCGCACCTTCGATGGCGCCGAAAATCCGCCAAGTCTGCGCCAGCACGATATCGCCGTAGCCAAGCGTGGTGTAGGTCACCGTAGAGAAGTACAAGGCCTCCTCGAAGTTCGCTGCGGCCCCGACGAGCAGATATGCTGCGGCATGGAGCCAGATCTCGAGGGTATGTAGCGCAAACAGTCCGACAGAAGCGGCGAGCAGCAAGGTGAGCGGACTTGCGGACGCGGCGGACCAGTCCGTGGCCGGCTCGCAGCAAGCGAACGAGGGCGGCCAATCCAAGCAGATGCACCGTAACGGTCATCACGACCATCACGATCGCTAGAAGCAACTGGATCAGCATTACCCTCTCAACTCCCAAAGCCGCGTGAACTTGGCAAATGCCGAGCACATGCCGACCACAGCCGACGCTCCGCACAATTACGAATGCTGGCTATTCGCCGACTCTGCCAAGTGTCGCCTTCTTCGCCTCGGTGTAATCCTGCCCGGGTAGGACAAGGAATGGCAAAATGCGCCTCGCTATCATCGGGCTCGGGAGGATGGGCGGCAATATCGCTCGTCGCCTGCTCTCGGGTGGGCACGAGGTTGTCGCGTACGACAGGGACCCCGAGGCGCGGAGCAACCTCGCCGCGGCTGGCGCGGAGGTGGCCGGCTCACTGGAAGAAACCGCAATTATGCTCGCGCCGCCAAGGGTGTTCTGGGTCATGTTGCCCGCCGGAGCCGCCACGGAAAACACCATTTCAGGGTTGCTCGAACTCGCCTCCCCAGGCGACGCCATCATCGACGGAGGAAACACGTTCTTCAAGGACGATATTCGGCGGGCGAGGGTCTGCGGGCTCAAGGACGTAAACTACCTCGACGTCGGCACATCCGGCGGCGTCTGGGGATTGCAGAGAGGGTATTGCCTGATGATCGGCGGTGAGACGCCAGCGGTCGCAGCGCTAAAGCCGATTTGGGAAACCTTGGCACCGGGGCTGGGAACCGTGCCGAGAACCCCCGATCGCGGAGAGGCCGACGAGGATCCACGCGCCGAGCTCGGCTACATTCATGCGGGACCCGCCGGGGCAGGCCATTTCGTGAAGATGGTCCACAACGGGATCGAGTACGGCCTCATGCAAGCTTACGCCGAGGGTTTCGACATTCTGAAAGGCCGGGCTTCCGAGCGGCTGCCCGAAGACGAACGGTTCTCTCTCAATCTTACCGACATCGCCGAGGTGTGGCGGCGCGGAAGCGTCATCTCGTCATGGCTGCTCGACCTCTCGGCCGCTGCCTTGGCGAAGGACAACATGCTAGAGCCATTCACGGGGCGTGTTTCCGACTCGGGTGAGGGACGGTGGACCGTCGAAGCGGCGCTCGAGGAGGCGGTGCCCGCGCATGTTCTTTCGGCCGCGGTGCTGGCGCGCTACCGCAGCCGCGTCGACACCACCTTCGCCGACAAGCTTCTTTCGGCGATGCGCTATGGGTTCGGCGGACACGTCGAGATACCGCAGTGACTCATGGGTGCGATGCATTCGGCCCCGCGGTGATGACACCGCATTCCGCAACCGTGGCCGAACCTGGATTCGTCACCCGGTTGAGCGCGGTGGTGCGGCCTGACCCTGGGCGAGTGGTGATCCGGCCCTTCAATCCGGCAGACGACCCGCCCGGCTACGGAATATCGGATCGCCCGAGGGCGCAACGGATCGCCGATCGCGTGCTTGCACTCGGCGATGCGGACGTTGCCGCGGAGCTCGAGCGCCTGCTGGTAGGTCTTGCGGGCCGACATCGCGATCTGGACGCGGTCTTTTTGCGCCGGTTCGACGCCGTTAACGGGTTGCTGATCTGTCGATGCGACGTCAGCCGTGATCGCGCGATCCTTATCGGGGCGTACTTCTGCACCGAATATTCGTACGAGGCCGCGGCGCTGTTCAATCCAAGCATCGTCTCTCATCCCGACCAGTCAGGTGTCGAGGACGGCGCGGTTCGCTTCATCCTTTCGCTCAGGGCGGTGGGGGAAGGACACATTTCCTCCATCGCCTTCCGCACCGGCACGTGCACTGCGGGTGGGTCGCTGACACTTGATTCTCCGAAGCCCCAGCCAACCCTGCTGCAGACCACCTATCCGGTCGAATTGCCGGCCGGAGAGGCAGGAGTGCGCATCGTGTGCGATGGAACGCACGACCTCTCGGAGGTGGTCATCTCGCCTGTTACCGAGAGCCAAAGCCACGGCATCGAGGACCTGCGGCTTGTCCGGTTCACCGACGAGGACGGCTCGGTAAGCTATTACGGCACCTACACCGCCTTCAGCGGTCGGGAAATCCGGCAGGAGCTGCTGCGGACGATCGATTTTCGGACCTTCGACATGACACCACTTGGAGGTCCGGCGACGAGCAGCAAGGGCATGGCCCTGTTTCCGCGCCGCGTTGCGGGCAGGTACGCGATGATCGGTCGCCAGGACAACGAGAACATCCTGTTCTTGAGCTCGCCCGACCTGAACCACTGGAGTGGCGGAGCGCGGGCGGTCGCACCGCGCTGGCCATGGGAGTTCGTCCAGATCGGAAACTGCGGTTCGCCGATCGAGATCGACGAGGGCTGGCTGGTGATCACCCATGGGGTTGGCTCGGTCCGCAATTACTGCATCGGGGCGTGCCTTCTCGACCGCGAGGACCCGACCAAGCTGCTGGCGCGAACGACCGAGCCGCTCCTGCGACCGGGCGCGACGGAGCGATCCGGTTACGTGCCCAACGTGACGTACAGCTGCGGCGCGCTGGTCCATGGTCGCACGCTGGTCCTGCCTTTCGCCATTGCCGACAGCTTCACCACGTTCGCAACGATGTCCCTGAACGAGCTGGTGAGCTCGATGGCATGACACTGGGTCGCCAACCTAGACAACAAAGCGTGTTCCACAGAGCCAAGAAAGGAAACTAGCATGATAAACCGCACTCGCCTCAATCGCCTCCTGGTCCTTCCGACCATCTCTGCGCTTGCCGCATTGGGTCTTTCGGCGTGTCAGGCCGAGGAGGAAACGACGCCCGACCCTGCGGCCACCCAGGCCGTTGCCACGCCAACCGCCACTGCTGCGGGCGACGATGGCGGTCACGGAGCCGCCCAGATGCACGACGCAATGTCGGACGACGACCACCGCATGGGTGCCGACGGCCAGATGGACCGAATGCCGCATGACAACATGCCCATGGGACCCGGCGGCGCCAACCCGCAGGCGGCTCCCAGCCCGCCGCCGAGCAACTCGACGAGCATGGGCGAGGATGACATGTAAGTCGCAGCGGTTACTGTTGCTCGCATGACTTCAATTCGCTTTTTGCGCCGGCAAGCGAGCGCGACCCTCGTCGCGCTCGTTTTCTGGTGTGCCGGGGCGGCGTACGCCCAAGCCGCGGTGGATCCTGGGCCCGCGGGAGACCAGCATTCCGGGCATCACCCCGAGGGGAGTCCGGCGGTCCCGGTGACCGCCGCGCCGGCGACCGCCGCCTCCGCCACGCCCGATGCCCAGGGGATGGCGGGCATGGGCGAGATGATGGGCGACATGATGGGCGGGGAAATGGAAGCCGAGCATGGGCGTCCGACGGCACCCTTCTTCAGCCGGCTGATCGCCATGCCCGACCTCAATGAGGAGCAGAAACACCAGCTCGCTCGAGAAGCCCAGGACCGCATCCATCGCGGACTGCAGCTCATGGAGCAAGGCTCGAAGGCGGCAAACGATGCTACCAGCGCCGCTCAGTCGGCGGAGGCCGCGCGCGCCATCAGCGAGGGCCTCGCCCTTTTTCAGAGCGGCACTGCAGCGCAAAATGCACTGGACGGCAACGCCGCTCCGCAAGCCGTGGCGCTCGACTGGTTTCGCGCGCAGACCAACCTTGCGCCGTTGACGGATCACGAGACCGGCCAGGAGACGCTGTTTGGATTAAGCGCAGGCCACCTGCTGCTGATGAGCGTGCTGACGCTGGTCTCGCTGGCGCTGCTGGCGCTGCAATATCTTCGCTGGCGGCGGGTGCGGGAGCTCGCTGCGGGTGGCGCAAGCGCAACCGCCGCTCCCCTTCCGGTCGCTCCCAGAGCGTCGGAGAAAACCGCTCGCGTTAATCCGCTGTCAGTGCCTCAGAACCCAGCGGTCGGACTCCCCGCGAGCGCGGAAGGCCGTCTAGAGACGAGCAATTCGTCGCCCGCGGGCGGGGCGGCGCTGCGACGTCCGAGGCCTTGGTCGGGTGAACTGCGGGTCGCACAGATCTTTCGCGAGACGCCGACCGTCGCCACGTTCCGCCTGGTCGAGCCCGCGTCCGGCCGCCTCCCGTTCGACTTTCTTCCGGGTCAGTTCCTGCAGGTCGAGATCGAGCTCGACGACGGCGCACGCTCGCGTCGCTCTTATACGATCGCCTCTTCCCCCACGCAGCGAGGGTACGTGGAACTGACCGTCAAGCGGGAGGAGCTTGGGGCGGTTTCTCGCTATCTGCACGATCAGGTGAGCGTCGGAGAGCAGCTGAAGGTCATGGGACCCTATGGCTCCTTCACCTTTACCGGCTCGGATGCCGACAGCATCGTGCTGATTGCCGGGGGCGTCGGGATCACGCCGATGATGTCGGTGCTGCGATATCTGACCGACACGGCCTGGCAGGGCGAGATCTTCTTTGTCTATGGAGCCCGCTCGACCGAAGAGTTCATTTTCCGCGAGGAACTCGAGCAGCTCGAGAGACGGCACGCGAAGCTGCACGTTTTTGCGTCCATGCAGCGAACCCCCGGTACGGTCTGGCTGGGGCCGCAAGGGCCGATAACCGGCGATCTCCTCCAAGCAGCCGTGCCAGACATCGCCAGCCGCCGCGTTCATCTGTGTGGTCCTCCGGCCATGATGGTGGCGATGAAACGGATTCTTGGTGAGCTCGGCGTCCCGGACGCCCAGATCCACAGTGAGGCATTCGGGCCGGCATCGCTTCCGAGTGATCACGCCCCGGGTGCGTTGAGCACGCTCGATCCTGCCGCGCCGCTTCCGCCGGAAGCGTCGGGCCTTGCGGCGCCCCAGACGGCGAGCGCCAGCGACGTCGCACCGGCGACGGTGACCTTCTCGGTGTCCGGGGTGTCCGCAGCCCTGCCGGCCGACCAGACGGTGCTCGAAGCCGCCGAGGGTGCCGGTGTTGAGATTCCCTACTCGTGCCGTATCGGTGAATGCGGTGTGTGCGTGACGCGGCTTCTCGAAGGGCAGGTGACAATGGCCGTCGAAAGCGGGCTTGATCCGTCTGACAAGGCCGAGGGTTACATCCTGGCGTGCCAGGCGAAAGGTACCGGGGTGCCGCTGGTGGTGGAAGCCTGATGCAGCCACGCAATGGAACGATCGTCGGCGCCCTCGTCGTGCTTCTGCTCGTGTTTCCGCTGGGCTTCCTCGTCCACGTGTCCCCCCGCTTTCCCGGCAGCCTTGTGGGCAGCCTCATCGGGATCACGGCCGCAGTGCTGATGCTCGTCGCGATGGGCTACTCTGTCGTGAAGCGCGTCCCCGCGGTGCGTGACCGCGTCTCCCGGCGGGTCTCCGCCGGCACCCTGTTGTGGATCCACGTCGTCGCGGGGATTGGGGGCGCAATCCTGGCCGTCGTGCACGCCGCTCACAAGTTCAACAGCCCGTTAGGTATCTCGCTCACCGGCACGCTGTTGCTCGTGGTGCTGAGTGGGTACGTCGGCCGTTACATCCTCGGGCAGATTGGACGCGCCGTCCGGGGCCGTAGATCGGAACTCGCTGCGCTTCGGAGCGCCATCGAAGAGCGACGGACTGCCGAGCCTCATTCGCAGGACTCGGTCTCTCCCCCTGTCGAACGGCCTCACGCGTGGCTGTTCGCACTGCTGGGCGACGAACGCGTATCACCGCCGGAAGGGGCAGACGACTTGACCGATCTCGCCGGCGCCATAGCTGATACCGAGTACGCCATACGATCCGAAGAATTGGCGGGAAGCCTGCTTCGCCGGTGGCTCATTCTGCACACAGTTCTTGCGATCGTCCTCGTCGTGCTTGTGGTGCTGCACGTGTGGGCAGGCCTTTACTACGGGCTCCGTTGGCTTTGAAGATCGCCAACGGCCTCTACCTCGCGTTTATTGCGATCGGCCTGCTGATTGCCGCGGGCGTACCCTTACTGGTCCACGAAACGGACAGCGCGGTCTCGGGATGGCAAGGACTGGTCCAGCCCGGGCCGATCTCAACGTCCCACGCGGCCTTTGCCGACCAGTGCACC
This sequence is a window from Tsuneonella aeria. Protein-coding genes within it:
- a CDS encoding DUF2933 domain-containing protein, coding for MTRPAILRTVVITVVLLAIVYLLTRHADHALQYLPVLVILACPLMHIFMHRGHRH
- the gnd gene encoding phosphogluconate dehydrogenase (NAD(+)-dependent, decarboxylating), with amino-acid sequence MRLAIIGLGRMGGNIARRLLSGGHEVVAYDRDPEARSNLAAAGAEVAGSLEETAIMLAPPRVFWVMLPAGAATENTISGLLELASPGDAIIDGGNTFFKDDIRRARVCGLKDVNYLDVGTSGGVWGLQRGYCLMIGGETPAVAALKPIWETLAPGLGTVPRTPDRGEADEDPRAELGYIHAGPAGAGHFVKMVHNGIEYGLMQAYAEGFDILKGRASERLPEDERFSLNLTDIAEVWRRGSVISSWLLDLSAAALAKDNMLEPFTGRVSDSGEGRWTVEAALEEAVPAHVLSAAVLARYRSRVDTTFADKLLSAMRYGFGGHVEIPQ
- a CDS encoding potassium channel family protein; translation: MLLAASVGLFALHTLEIWLHAAAYLLVGAAANFEEALYFSTVTYTTLGYGDIVLAQTWRIFGAIEGATGLMMIGWSTAFLVSILAQLKLLTHDWLKQDI
- a CDS encoding two-component system sensor histidine kinase NtrB — protein: MMPESEHAKTDRPESEPLLRSILDAVQDAMVVIDDQGRILWFSAAAQKMFGYAEDEVFGENVSTLMPSPDRERHDGYLRHYRETGERKIIGIGRITTARRRDGSTFPIELTIGEATSNGIRVFTGFIRDLTERQRTEKRLHNLQDELAHVSRVTAMGTLATAIAHELNQPLTAIANYVEASKHLLSEASPEHVSAVLEALEECAGEAVRAGQIVRRLRDFIKRGDTDRQAVPLSRLVNEASALAFMSTGSRALEFDVSVGAGEHVLADKIQIQQVLLNLIRNAIEAMEETPLKQLKISSRKAPGGMIEVQVADSGPGLPAAVARDLFQPFQSTKAAGMGVGLSISRTIIEAHEGRIWVSSSPLGGAAFHFTLPDATAGELLD
- a CDS encoding glycoside hydrolase family 130 protein codes for the protein MTPHSATVAEPGFVTRLSAVVRPDPGRVVIRPFNPADDPPGYGISDRPRAQRIADRVLALGDADVAAELERLLVGLAGRHRDLDAVFLRRFDAVNGLLICRCDVSRDRAILIGAYFCTEYSYEAAALFNPSIVSHPDQSGVEDGAVRFILSLRAVGEGHISSIAFRTGTCTAGGSLTLDSPKPQPTLLQTTYPVELPAGEAGVRIVCDGTHDLSEVVISPVTESQSHGIEDLRLVRFTDEDGSVSYYGTYTAFSGREIRQELLRTIDFRTFDMTPLGGPATSSKGMALFPRRVAGRYAMIGRQDNENILFLSSPDLNHWSGGARAVAPRWPWEFVQIGNCGSPIEIDEGWLVITHGVGSVRNYCIGACLLDREDPTKLLARTTEPLLRPGATERSGYVPNVTYSCGALVHGRTLVLPFAIADSFTTFATMSLNELVSSMA
- a CDS encoding 2Fe-2S iron-sulfur cluster-binding protein, whose protein sequence is MTSIRFLRRQASATLVALVFWCAGAAYAQAAVDPGPAGDQHSGHHPEGSPAVPVTAAPATAASATPDAQGMAGMGEMMGDMMGGEMEAEHGRPTAPFFSRLIAMPDLNEEQKHQLAREAQDRIHRGLQLMEQGSKAANDATSAAQSAEAARAISEGLALFQSGTAAQNALDGNAAPQAVALDWFRAQTNLAPLTDHETGQETLFGLSAGHLLLMSVLTLVSLALLALQYLRWRRVRELAAGGASATAAPLPVAPRASEKTARVNPLSVPQNPAVGLPASAEGRLETSNSSPAGGAALRRPRPWSGELRVAQIFRETPTVATFRLVEPASGRLPFDFLPGQFLQVEIELDDGARSRRSYTIASSPTQRGYVELTVKREELGAVSRYLHDQVSVGEQLKVMGPYGSFTFTGSDADSIVLIAGGVGITPMMSVLRYLTDTAWQGEIFFVYGARSTEEFIFREELEQLERRHAKLHVFASMQRTPGTVWLGPQGPITGDLLQAAVPDIASRRVHLCGPPAMMVAMKRILGELGVPDAQIHSEAFGPASLPSDHAPGALSTLDPAAPLPPEASGLAAPQTASASDVAPATVTFSVSGVSAALPADQTVLEAAEGAGVEIPYSCRIGECGVCVTRLLEGQVTMAVESGLDPSDKAEGYILACQAKGTGVPLVVEA
- a CDS encoding response regulator transcription factor; translated protein: MADSSLVHIVDDEESVRRSLDFLLRTAGFSVDKWPDGESFLKGVDRTQPACVLLDVRMPGIDGLQVQSLMSEQGLNLPVIVLTGHGDIGTAVRAMRAGAVDFLEKPFNRERLLDALQAALRRLADREGQRAHEQWARAQIAALTEREREVLDGLACGYPNKTIAYDLGISSRTVEVYRANAMTKLGVSNFADALRIAFAAGLGSETQWRQRTGNPSPGPS
- a CDS encoding ZIP family zinc transporter, coding for MPALEAGFLGLIGGSALLIGAATGYWLHLPQRVLSAVMALGAGVLVSVIAFDLVDRAYERSGLALTGGGLLAGAIIFALCNALISAAGGDHRKRSGCNPCAQQDPSAGLAIAAGTLLDGVPESFIIGVGSLDGTHENAVTVAAFFVANIPEALSSAAGMKRSGRGPLYVFAVWTTIALASGVAALAGHFTFSQASPALVATALSVAAGAILAMLVDTMIPEAAEQASRCNGVLAAFGFLLAFALAKLLG